The Actinomycetota bacterium genome has a segment encoding these proteins:
- a CDS encoding amidohydrolase family protein, whose amino-acid sequence MEMNDMVMVSIDDHVVEPLDMFEKHFPKSMMSDAPKLTAHPMNPDLQAWVFQGLPIGNMGLNAVASWPKEEWGMDATDHSEIRPGVYDMDLRVRDMDANGVLASMMFGSFTGFAGTHLANLPDKKLALAAFQAHNDWVVGENPSAHPGRFIPMGMIPFYDMDESVKEIHRLGAMGCRSISLPETPYGVGYPEFRSGHWDPVFKALSDTNMVASLHIGGGFGLIQRPTPMDITDLSSFFADDLIILAALVSTVTATDMMLSGVLKRFPDTKIAMSEGGLGWVPPWLDRMDRHMTNHAWTHLSSLPDGMTPTEVWRKNFLACYITEPSALNNRKRIGLENIAWECDFPHSDSTWPLSPETLWKELQDTDCSDKEIDQITHENVARFFSWDPFKHIPKKDATVGALRARATDVDVSETSKAEYRRRYELAHS is encoded by the coding sequence ATGGAAATGAATGACATGGTGATGGTCAGCATTGACGATCACGTGGTGGAACCGCTCGATATGTTCGAGAAGCACTTTCCCAAAAGCATGATGAGTGACGCTCCTAAGCTGACGGCTCACCCGATGAACCCTGACCTTCAGGCATGGGTGTTTCAGGGCCTGCCCATCGGCAATATGGGGCTCAATGCCGTCGCCTCCTGGCCGAAGGAGGAGTGGGGCATGGATGCCACTGATCATTCCGAGATTCGCCCCGGTGTCTACGACATGGATCTGCGCGTGCGAGATATGGACGCCAACGGCGTTCTCGCCTCCATGATGTTCGGCAGCTTCACAGGGTTCGCGGGCACCCATCTCGCCAACCTGCCCGACAAGAAGCTCGCACTTGCTGCATTCCAGGCCCATAACGATTGGGTCGTCGGCGAGAACCCCAGCGCCCACCCAGGTCGGTTCATCCCGATGGGGATGATCCCGTTCTATGACATGGACGAGTCGGTCAAGGAGATCCACCGCCTTGGAGCGATGGGCTGCCGCTCGATCAGTCTGCCAGAGACGCCCTACGGCGTGGGATACCCCGAGTTCAGGTCGGGGCACTGGGATCCGGTTTTCAAAGCACTCTCGGATACCAACATGGTGGCCAGCCTGCACATTGGCGGTGGTTTCGGATTGATCCAGCGCCCAACACCAATGGACATCACAGACCTGAGTTCATTTTTCGCAGATGACCTCATCATCCTCGCCGCACTTGTGTCCACTGTGACGGCAACCGACATGATGCTCAGTGGCGTTCTCAAGAGATTCCCCGACACCAAGATCGCGATGAGTGAAGGCGGACTCGGCTGGGTGCCACCGTGGTTGGACCGCATGGATCGCCACATGACCAACCATGCCTGGACGCATCTGAGTTCATTGCCCGACGGCATGACGCCAACAGAGGTTTGGCGCAAGAACTTCCTTGCGTGCTACATCACTGAACCCAGTGCACTCAATAATCGCAAGCGCATCGGCTTGGAGAACATCGCCTGGGAGTGCGACTTCCCGCATTCGGACTCAACTTGGCCACTGTCTCCAGAGACTCTCTGGAAGGAACTGCAGGACACCGACTGCAGTGACAAAGAGATCGACCAGATCACGCACGAGAATGTCGCGCGTTTCTTCAGCTGGGACCCCTTCAAGCACATTCCAAAGAAGGACGCAACAGTCGGTGCCTTGCGTGCACGCGCAACCGACGTCGACGTCAGCGAAACGTCAAAGGCCGAGTACCGCCGGCGCTACGAGTTGGCCCACTCTTAA
- a CDS encoding 3-hydroxyacyl-CoA dehydrogenase family protein yields MAVNKMAIVGCGIMGSGIIQVAAQTGIEAVGVETSEAGAQRARDRINAGLDGTLKRGKITEEQAAKARELFSITTDLGSVAGADLVVEAVYEDVDLKNDILGRIDKLVGPETFIASNTSTIPLVILAAATTRPERVVGLHFFNPVPAMKLVEVIKTPVTSEEDVAAMVELTQRMGKSPVVVNDVPGFIGNLLITPFFNDAIRAFESGVAPMESIDDVMTLGFNHPMGPFRLADLVGLDIVHAQGVSIYNETKDPKYFPPKMLTQYVRLGWLGRKTGRGFYRYDS; encoded by the coding sequence GTGGCAGTGAACAAGATGGCCATTGTCGGCTGCGGCATCATGGGCAGCGGCATCATCCAGGTGGCAGCGCAAACCGGTATTGAGGCCGTTGGCGTTGAGACCAGTGAAGCTGGCGCACAGCGTGCCCGCGATCGCATCAACGCGGGCCTGGACGGCACCCTCAAGCGCGGCAAGATCACCGAGGAGCAGGCCGCCAAGGCGCGCGAACTCTTCAGCATCACCACCGATCTTGGCTCGGTTGCCGGCGCCGATCTTGTTGTCGAAGCTGTCTACGAGGATGTCGATCTGAAGAACGACATCCTGGGACGCATCGACAAACTGGTCGGACCAGAGACGTTCATTGCTTCAAACACGTCCACGATCCCTCTGGTGATCCTGGCTGCTGCGACCACCCGCCCCGAACGCGTCGTGGGCTTGCACTTCTTCAACCCAGTGCCGGCGATGAAGCTCGTCGAGGTCATCAAGACGCCCGTCACGTCCGAGGAGGATGTGGCCGCGATGGTTGAGCTCACCCAGCGCATGGGCAAGAGCCCGGTCGTGGTCAACGATGTGCCCGGCTTCATCGGTAACCTGCTCATCACCCCCTTCTTCAATGATGCGATCCGCGCCTTCGAGAGTGGCGTGGCTCCCATGGAGTCGATCGATGACGTGATGACCCTCGGCTTCAACCACCCGATGGGCCCCTTCCGTCTGGCCGACCTCGTCGGCCTGGACATCGTGCACGCCCAGGGCGTCTCGATCTACAACGAGACGAAGGATCCCAAGTACTTCCCGCCGAAGATGCTCACGCAGTACGTCCGCTTGGGCTGGCTGGGTCGCAAGACCGGACGCGGTTTCTACCGCTACGACTCGTAA
- a CDS encoding thiolase family protein has protein sequence MTEAVIVSAVRTPIGTARKGTLSETSAEDLATFIIGEAIKAAGIDGNDVDDVILGESGYGGGDLARYGAVANGLQDVAGQAVNRHCASSLAALGSAAASIRAGMEDVIVAGGVQASSAGPRTVFRVLGTEDEFETRMAPTFPHRSDATDDVTLSVGWNVAQKNDISREDMDKWAWRSHMRAAKAIEDGKFLDEIRPIIVKTKDGSTVEFAVDEHPRGSSTLEKMATLKPLHPEIDDFSITAGNSSGVNDAASAVVVVSDSYAKEHKLTALATVKAWAAAGVDPKYTGMGALAAAEKVLKRAGMTVDDIDLWEINEAFASVPVAACKVMGIDEEKVNIYGSGCSLGHPVAASGTRQIATLIHELRRRGGGIGLSTMCAGGGQGGAVIIEVAGA, from the coding sequence GTGACTGAAGCCGTCATCGTTAGCGCCGTTCGTACCCCCATCGGTACCGCTCGCAAGGGCACCCTGAGCGAGACCTCAGCTGAGGATCTGGCCACCTTCATCATCGGTGAGGCCATCAAGGCAGCAGGAATTGATGGCAATGATGTCGACGACGTGATTCTTGGCGAATCCGGATACGGCGGCGGCGACTTGGCCCGTTACGGCGCAGTTGCCAATGGGCTTCAGGATGTTGCGGGACAGGCGGTCAACCGCCACTGCGCATCAAGTCTTGCCGCTCTTGGCAGCGCTGCGGCCTCAATTAGGGCCGGCATGGAAGATGTCATCGTCGCCGGAGGCGTTCAGGCTTCTTCTGCTGGTCCCCGCACTGTGTTCCGCGTGCTGGGCACCGAGGATGAGTTCGAGACTCGGATGGCCCCGACCTTCCCCCATCGTTCAGACGCCACAGATGACGTGACCTTGTCCGTAGGCTGGAATGTCGCGCAGAAGAACGACATCTCACGCGAGGACATGGACAAGTGGGCCTGGCGTTCACACATGCGTGCTGCCAAGGCGATCGAGGATGGCAAGTTCCTCGACGAGATCCGTCCGATCATCGTGAAGACCAAGGACGGGTCCACCGTTGAGTTCGCGGTAGACGAGCACCCACGTGGCAGCTCGACTCTGGAGAAGATGGCCACTCTTAAGCCATTGCACCCTGAGATCGATGATTTCTCGATCACGGCCGGCAACTCCTCAGGCGTCAACGACGCAGCTTCGGCTGTCGTTGTCGTGAGCGACAGCTACGCCAAGGAGCACAAGCTCACTGCTCTGGCCACGGTCAAGGCATGGGCAGCAGCCGGGGTGGATCCAAAGTACACAGGCATGGGCGCACTGGCCGCAGCAGAGAAGGTGCTCAAGCGCGCGGGCATGACCGTTGATGACATTGATCTCTGGGAGATCAATGAGGCTTTCGCCTCGGTTCCCGTGGCGGCCTGCAAGGTGATGGGCATCGATGAGGAGAAGGTGAACATCTACGGCAGTGGCTGCTCCCTTGGTCACCCAGTCGCAGCATCAGGCACTCGTCAGATCGCCACACTGATCCACGAGCTTCGCCGTCGTGGCGGTGGCATCGGCCTTTCGACCATGTGTGCTGGCGGTGGCCAGGGCGGCGCGGTCATCATCGAGGTCGCAGGCGCGTAA
- a CDS encoding SDR family NAD(P)-dependent oxidoreductase translates to MEFQGASAIVTGGAGGFGEATVRRLVAAGSKVVIADLHDERANALAKDLGSAVQYVRTDITDEQNVIEAVNAAQEMAPLRFAVAVHGGPAAGKRLVGRNGETYPVETFRKTVEIFLVGNFTVLSRAAAVMSQNEADADGQRGVCIGTASIAGFEGQVGQSDYSAAKGGVIGMTLTAARDLGPAGIRVMTIAPGTFHTYAYGDVPIEQLNERFASLIPNPKRMGNADEYGQLAMQIFENNFLNGYTIRLDGAQRF, encoded by the coding sequence ATGGAGTTCCAGGGCGCATCCGCCATCGTCACCGGCGGCGCCGGCGGCTTCGGCGAGGCAACTGTCCGTCGTCTCGTAGCAGCTGGCAGCAAGGTCGTCATCGCCGACTTGCACGACGAGCGCGCAAACGCACTTGCCAAGGATTTGGGCTCTGCAGTCCAGTACGTCCGTACCGACATCACTGACGAGCAAAACGTAATCGAAGCCGTCAATGCCGCTCAGGAGATGGCACCTTTGCGCTTCGCAGTGGCCGTTCATGGTGGTCCAGCCGCGGGCAAGCGCCTGGTTGGTCGCAACGGTGAAACGTACCCAGTTGAAACCTTCCGTAAGACCGTTGAAATCTTCCTCGTGGGCAACTTCACAGTGCTCAGCCGTGCTGCTGCGGTCATGAGCCAGAACGAAGCTGACGCCGACGGACAGCGTGGCGTCTGCATCGGCACTGCCTCCATCGCCGGCTTTGAGGGTCAGGTCGGCCAGTCCGACTACTCCGCAGCCAAGGGTGGCGTCATCGGGATGACCCTCACCGCAGCTCGCGATCTTGGCCCAGCTGGTATCCGCGTCATGACTATCGCTCCGGGCACCTTCCACACGTACGCATACGGAGATGTCCCAATTGAGCAGCTCAACGAGCGCTTTGCGTCACTCATCCCGAATCCCAAGCGCATGGGTAACGCTGACGAGTACGGCCAGCTCGCAATGCAGATCTTCGAGAACAACTTCCTGAACGGCTACACCATCCGACTGGATGGCGCGCAGCGCTTCTAA
- a CDS encoding SDR family NAD(P)-dependent oxidoreductase codes for MDIKGASAIVTGGAGGFGEATVRRLVDKGAKVVIADLHDDRANALAKELGSSVQYVRTDITDEQNVIEAINAAQEMAPLRVAVAVHGGMGGPGGGASRMVDRHGVPIAMDAFRFSVEIFLIGHFTVISRAAAVMSQNEADDDNQRGVCIGTASIAGFEGQVGQVPYSAAKGGVIGMTLTAARDMGPAGIRIMTIAPGTFHTYAYGDTPLEQLNERFASLIPNPKRMGRADEYAQLAMQIVENNFLNGYTIRLDGAQRF; via the coding sequence ATGGACATCAAGGGCGCATCTGCCATCGTCACCGGCGGCGCCGGCGGCTTCGGCGAGGCAACAGTTCGTCGCCTGGTCGACAAGGGAGCCAAGGTCGTCATCGCCGACTTGCATGACGATCGTGCGAACGCACTTGCCAAGGAGCTTGGTTCATCGGTGCAGTACGTCCGCACCGACATCACTGACGAGCAGAACGTCATCGAAGCCATCAACGCAGCACAGGAGATGGCACCCCTTCGCGTAGCCGTTGCCGTGCACGGTGGCATGGGTGGCCCCGGTGGCGGTGCCTCGCGCATGGTCGACCGTCACGGCGTACCGATCGCCATGGATGCCTTCCGCTTCTCAGTTGAGATCTTCCTGATCGGTCACTTCACTGTGATATCTCGCGCTGCTGCAGTCATGAGCCAGAACGAGGCCGACGACGACAACCAACGCGGTGTCTGCATCGGCACCGCATCGATTGCTGGCTTCGAAGGCCAGGTCGGCCAGGTGCCCTACTCGGCAGCCAAGGGTGGCGTCATCGGCATGACCCTGACCGCCGCCCGCGACATGGGTCCAGCTGGCATCCGCATCATGACCATCGCGCCCGGCACCTTCCACACCTACGCCTACGGCGACACCCCGCTCGAGCAGCTCAACGAGCGCTTCGCCTCACTCATCCCGAACCCCAAGCGCATGGGCCGGGCCGATGAGTACGCACAGTTGGCAATGCAGATCGTTGAGAACAACTTCCTCAATGGCTACACCATCCGACTGGACGGCGCGCAGCGCTTCTAA
- a CDS encoding thioesterase family protein, whose product MPSLMEILTIDQIDEDHFITRVMDTTHPGLYGGQVAAQSLLAACRTVAPEQVPHSLHAYFLRAGRSALPIELEVFRDRDGRSYSARRVVATQAGEVIFNMSASFQFPEDGPSVQALTMPALSPTPGPQAHRELQMSADIELINAAPKPGAPMPDQTWTRAVTQLPDDPQIQACVLTFVSDFFTGLVQFDEYPENPRSASLDHALWFYRATDMNQWHLMDWHAQSMAHGRGHYIGHIYNSNGVLVAGIGQEMVVRARPAK is encoded by the coding sequence ATGCCCTCGCTCATGGAAATCCTGACGATCGACCAGATCGATGAGGATCACTTCATCACGCGGGTCATGGACACGACGCACCCCGGCCTCTATGGAGGTCAAGTTGCTGCGCAGTCATTGCTTGCCGCCTGCCGAACAGTCGCGCCCGAGCAGGTACCGCATTCCTTGCATGCATATTTTCTGCGTGCGGGTCGTAGCGCATTGCCGATCGAACTTGAGGTGTTCCGAGATCGCGATGGGCGGTCGTATTCCGCAAGGCGCGTGGTGGCGACTCAAGCCGGCGAAGTCATCTTCAACATGTCGGCCTCATTTCAATTTCCCGAGGACGGGCCCAGCGTGCAGGCACTGACGATGCCAGCCCTAAGCCCAACACCTGGACCGCAAGCCCACCGCGAACTGCAGATGAGTGCGGACATTGAGTTGATCAATGCTGCTCCCAAGCCAGGTGCTCCGATGCCTGACCAGACCTGGACTCGCGCAGTAACGCAACTTCCGGATGATCCTCAGATTCAGGCATGCGTGCTCACCTTTGTCTCGGACTTCTTCACCGGACTTGTGCAGTTCGATGAGTATCCAGAGAACCCTCGCTCGGCCAGCTTGGATCATGCGCTCTGGTTCTACCGCGCCACGGACATGAATCAATGGCACCTCATGGACTGGCACGCTCAATCAATGGCGCACGGACGCGGGCACTACATCGGGCATATCTATAACAGCAACGGCGTGCTCGTGGCTGGCATTGGCCAAGAGATGGTGGTTCGTGCACGCCCCGCGAAATAG
- a CDS encoding SDR family NAD(P)-dependent oxidoreductase, with the protein MDLDLAGRRALVTGSSSGIGAGIAAELAAEGALVVVHGRNEERANAVAARITAAGGQAAVAIGDLSTNEGAAGVAEQALAAFGGIDILVNNAGGSFDTPDPSFFSVTPENLVATYEANTVAAFRLIQALAPAMRDRGWGRVINIATAAAVTPTSAQPDYGPAKAAMVNLSLGLSKTLRMTGVTVNCVSPGMIRTEGLMEFLGNFAQKRGWGDDIPKAEEYFVKGTGQTVGRVGEVTDIAYAVAMLASPRADIINGTNFHVDAGISPAIN; encoded by the coding sequence ATGGATCTTGACCTCGCTGGCCGACGGGCCCTGGTCACCGGCAGCAGCAGTGGTATCGGCGCCGGAATCGCCGCTGAACTCGCAGCCGAGGGTGCCCTCGTGGTGGTGCACGGACGCAACGAAGAGCGAGCCAACGCGGTGGCTGCGCGGATCACAGCCGCGGGTGGTCAGGCAGCGGTGGCAATCGGAGATCTCTCGACAAATGAGGGAGCGGCCGGCGTTGCCGAGCAAGCTCTCGCTGCTTTTGGTGGGATCGACATCCTGGTCAATAATGCTGGCGGAAGTTTCGACACCCCGGATCCGTCATTCTTCAGTGTTACTCCCGAAAACCTGGTCGCCACCTATGAGGCAAATACGGTCGCGGCTTTCCGACTGATTCAAGCCTTGGCACCGGCAATGCGCGATCGGGGTTGGGGTCGGGTCATCAACATCGCAACGGCGGCGGCTGTCACTCCCACTTCAGCACAGCCTGACTACGGCCCAGCCAAGGCCGCCATGGTCAACTTGTCACTTGGCCTGTCAAAGACATTGCGCATGACAGGTGTGACGGTCAATTGCGTATCGCCCGGCATGATCCGCACTGAGGGCTTGATGGAATTCCTGGGGAACTTCGCGCAGAAACGGGGCTGGGGCGATGACATTCCCAAGGCCGAGGAGTACTTCGTGAAGGGCACCGGCCAAACCGTTGGTCGTGTTGGCGAAGTGACAGACATCGCCTATGCAGTAGCGATGCTGGCCAGTCCTCGCGCTGACATCATCAACGGAACCAACTTCCACGTGGACGCAGGCATCTCGCCCGCAATCAACTAG
- a CDS encoding amidohydrolase family protein encodes MEINDMILLSIDDHIIESPTTFDNHMPAKYKDQAPKLVKDPDNPLLDRWEFQGATSFTGGLGAVVSLPKEEWGFDPGSLAELRPGTYNLDEKVRDMDVNGILAGMNFPTFPGFAGTHLAAMPDKDLALAAIKAYNDFLMDEMCAAYPGRFIPMGIIPFFSIEESVKEIQRLAAKGCVSITVPETPYGIGQPDFASGHWDPVFKAMVDANMVASMHIGGGFGLITRPATTLPDDIIILAPLVSTIACTDIMTSGLLKRIPDIKFAMSEGGLGWIPFLLDRMDRHMVNHSWTHLDSLPKGKTPTEVWKDNFLACFITEPTALLTRERYGTHTIAWECDYPHSDCTWPYSPELLSKELNAAGCSDKEIDMITWENVSNFFGWDPFKHVPKAQATVGALRSLAKDVDISTTSKEEYRRRFLAAAV; translated from the coding sequence ATGGAAATCAACGACATGATCCTGCTGAGCATCGATGACCACATCATCGAGTCGCCCACAACATTCGACAATCACATGCCTGCAAAGTACAAGGATCAAGCACCGAAGCTGGTCAAGGATCCTGATAACCCGCTACTTGATCGCTGGGAGTTCCAGGGCGCGACCTCGTTCACCGGTGGTCTCGGAGCAGTCGTCTCATTGCCCAAGGAGGAGTGGGGTTTCGATCCCGGCAGTCTGGCGGAGTTGCGTCCAGGCACCTACAACCTCGATGAGAAGGTACGCGACATGGATGTCAACGGCATCCTTGCCGGCATGAACTTCCCAACCTTCCCGGGCTTCGCCGGAACGCACCTCGCGGCAATGCCGGACAAGGACTTGGCCCTAGCGGCGATTAAGGCCTACAACGACTTCCTGATGGACGAGATGTGCGCTGCCTACCCGGGTCGCTTCATCCCGATGGGCATCATCCCGTTCTTCAGCATCGAGGAGTCGGTCAAGGAGATCCAACGTCTGGCTGCCAAGGGCTGCGTGTCCATCACGGTGCCAGAGACCCCCTACGGAATTGGCCAGCCGGACTTCGCCAGCGGCCACTGGGATCCGGTCTTCAAGGCAATGGTCGACGCGAACATGGTCGCCAGCATGCACATCGGCGGCGGCTTCGGATTGATCACGCGCCCAGCAACCACACTGCCGGATGACATCATCATCCTGGCTCCGCTGGTATCAACGATTGCCTGCACAGACATCATGACCAGTGGCCTGCTCAAGCGCATCCCGGACATCAAGTTCGCAATGTCTGAAGGTGGCCTGGGCTGGATCCCCTTCCTGCTCGACCGGATGGACCGTCACATGGTCAACCACTCCTGGACGCACCTTGATTCACTGCCAAAGGGCAAGACACCGACAGAGGTATGGAAGGACAACTTCCTGGCCTGCTTCATCACCGAGCCAACTGCGCTGCTGACCCGCGAGCGCTACGGCACCCACACCATCGCCTGGGAATGCGACTACCCCCACTCCGACTGCACCTGGCCCTACTCGCCTGAACTCCTGAGCAAGGAACTCAACGCGGCAGGCTGCAGCGACAAGGAAATCGACATGATCACCTGGGAGAACGTCTCGAACTTCTTTGGGTGGGACCCGTTCAAGCATGTCCCCAAGGCTCAGGCCACCGTTGGCGCGCTGCGCTCCTTGGCCAAGGATGTCGACATCTCCACCACATCCAAGGAGGAGTACCGCCGTCGCTTCTTGGCGGCAGCGGTCTAA
- a CDS encoding amidohydrolase family protein: MNIDDMILVSIDDHIIEPEDVFETHFPASMRADAPKRVKHPDNPAVDAWVFQGVPVGSAGLSAVVSWPKSEWTIDPVSTAEMRPGTYDIHQRVRDMNANGVLAGMNFPTFPGFAGTHLASLPDRKLSLAAIRAYNDYLLDDLCGAYPGRFIPLGIIPFFDIEESVKEIHRLAAKAVGCRSISLPETPYGVGYPDFASGHWDPIFKALVDTDMVASMHIGGGFGLLKRPETARIDDLIVLAASVSMICCNDILLGGVVQRFPEVKFAISEGGIGWVSFLLDRIERHISNQVWTGLDCLPAGKTATDVWKHNFMACFITEPSGMANRNRIGVETIGWECDYPHSDCTWPFSPEVLLAELTAEGCTDKEIDMITHENVARFFNWDPFKHTPKAQATVGALRSHAADVDTAETSRNEYRARFEAAQR, from the coding sequence ATGAACATTGACGACATGATCCTTGTGAGCATCGACGATCACATCATCGAGCCCGAGGACGTATTCGAGACGCACTTCCCAGCCAGCATGCGGGCCGACGCGCCCAAGCGCGTCAAGCACCCGGATAATCCTGCTGTCGATGCCTGGGTGTTTCAGGGAGTGCCTGTGGGAAGCGCGGGCCTCAGCGCCGTCGTTTCGTGGCCGAAGAGCGAATGGACCATCGATCCGGTCTCCACGGCCGAGATGCGCCCAGGCACCTATGACATCCATCAAAGGGTGCGCGACATGAATGCCAATGGCGTTCTGGCCGGCATGAACTTCCCGACTTTCCCCGGATTTGCCGGCACTCACCTCGCCTCCCTGCCAGACCGCAAGCTGTCGCTTGCAGCCATTCGCGCCTATAACGACTACCTGCTCGACGACCTCTGTGGCGCCTATCCCGGCCGGTTCATTCCTTTAGGAATCATCCCCTTCTTCGATATCGAGGAGTCCGTCAAGGAGATTCACCGGCTAGCCGCGAAAGCTGTCGGGTGCCGGTCGATCTCCTTGCCCGAAACGCCCTATGGCGTCGGCTATCCCGACTTCGCAAGCGGTCACTGGGATCCGATCTTCAAGGCCCTCGTGGACACCGACATGGTCGCTTCAATGCACATCGGCGGCGGATTTGGTCTCCTGAAGCGTCCCGAGACCGCGCGCATCGACGACCTGATCGTGCTGGCCGCGTCCGTCTCGATGATCTGCTGCAACGACATCCTGCTCGGCGGCGTCGTGCAGCGATTCCCCGAGGTGAAGTTCGCCATCAGTGAAGGTGGCATCGGCTGGGTCTCCTTCCTCCTGGATCGCATCGAACGCCATATCAGCAATCAGGTCTGGACCGGCCTTGACTGCCTGCCAGCCGGGAAGACAGCCACAGACGTTTGGAAGCACAACTTCATGGCTTGTTTCATCACCGAGCCCAGCGGCATGGCCAACAGGAATCGCATTGGGGTGGAGACCATCGGCTGGGAATGCGACTACCCGCACTCGGACTGCACATGGCCTTTCTCACCCGAAGTGCTCCTTGCCGAACTCACGGCCGAGGGATGCACCGACAAGGAGATCGACATGATCACTCACGAGAATGTCGCGCGCTTCTTCAACTGGGATCCCTTCAAGCACACTCCCAAGGCTCAGGCCACTGTCGGGGCACTGCGGTCGCATGCGGCAGACGTGGACACCGCCGAGACATCCAGGAACGAGTACCGGGCGCGCTTTGAGGCGGCGCAAAGGTAG